GCTGCGCTACGACTCGCCCGTGTTGACGCTCAGCCGCCGCACCACCCAGGAGGTGGAGTTGAGCGGCGGCAAGGTGCCCGCGGACACCACGCTCATGGTGCTGGTGTCGTCCGCCAACCATGATCCGCGCAAGTTCCCCGACCCGGATCGCTTCGATCCGCGGCGGGACACGGCGGGCCTGATGTCCTTCGGCCACGGCATCCACTTCTGCCTGGGCGCGCCGCTCGCCCGCGTGGAGGCCCCGGTGGCTCTGCAGGAGCTGATGGCCCGCACGCCTCGGCTGGGCTTTTCACCGCGCCAGCCCGAGAATATCGACTACGGGGCCTCGTTCTTCCTGCACGGCCCCCGCTCGCTCTGGCTCCAGAAGAACTGAGTCCGGGCGGGCCGTCGTGCCCCTCGCCGTCTCTTCCTGGAGCGTCCCATGAGTCTGCTCGATGGCTTCGACTTCCTCGATCCGAAGTTCAAGCAGCACCCCTACCCCTATTTCGCCGAGATGCGCGACAAGGCTCCGCTGTTCTGGAGCGAGCGCCTCAAATCGTGGATTCTCAGCCGCCATGAGGACGTGGCGTTCGCCCTGAAGAACGCCGCCCTGTTCTCCTCCTCCGATGTCCAGATCGGTGGCCGCAAGCGGGGCTTCTTCCAGGTCGAGTCGGTGGCCGAGCTGCTCACCTCGGACCCTCCGGTGCATACGCGGATGCGAGGCCTCGTCAGCCGCGCCTTCACCCCCAAGCAGATCTCCGCGATGGAGCCGCGCGTGCGCGAGCTGTCGCGCTCGCTCATCGCGGAGATGACGGCCAGCCCGGAGTTCGACTTCATGGAGGGGCTGGCCTCGCCCCTGCCCGTCACCATCATCGCGGAGATGCTCGGCATCGACACCGTGCGCCGCCGCGACTTCAAGCGATGGAGCGACACGATCATCTCCGGCCTGTCCGCCAGCCTGCGCACGGGCCAGGAGCCGGAGGAGGTCGGCCTCTGCCGTCAGGAGATGCTCACCCACATGACCGAGGTGGCCGAGCAGCGCCGCCGCGAACCCCGGGGCGATCTCATCTCCCTGCTCGTGCAGGAGACGGACGGCGTGCCCGCGCTGAGCCCCCAGGAGGTGAATGCCTTCACCGTGCTGCTGCTCATCGCCGGCAACGAGACCACCACCAACCTGCTGGGCAACACCCTCCACACCCTCATCCGCCACCCCGAGGAGTACGAGTGGCTGCGGCGCGATCCCTCCCCCGCCGCCTGCTCGGCCGTGTGCGAGGAGACCCTGCGCTTCGACTCGCCGGTGATGGCCATCTCGCGCCGGACCACCCAGGAGGTGGTGGTGAGTGGAGGGCGGATCCCCGCGGACGCGACGGTGACGCTCCTGCTCGGCTCGGCCAACCATGATCCGCGCAAGTTCCCCGACCCGGAGCGCTTCGATCCACGGCGGGACACGGCGGGCCTGATGTCCTTCGGCCACGGCATCCACTTCTGCCTGGGCGCGCCGCTCACCCGCGTGGAGGCCCCGGTGGCCCTGCAGGAGCTGATGGCCCGCACGCCCCGGCTGGGCTTCTCGCCGCGCCAGCCCGAGCACCTCGAGTACGGGCCCTCGTTCGCCCTGCGAGGCCCCCGCTCGCTCTGGCTCCAGAAGAACTGACGCCCCCGAGGCGCCACCGGGCGGGCATCCAGGGGCCTGGAGCCCGGGGTGGTATCAGGTGAGACTTCCCCGGAGGGCATGAAAGGGCCCTCCCGGGGGTTGTAGACCTTTGTCCGCCGCCCCTACCGGCGACTCAATGCGTCACCTGTCTTCCGGACGCCTTCCCCTTCCGCTAGAAAGCGCCCCCCATGTTCTCCATCACCAACGTCTCCAAGGCCTACGGGCCCAAGAAGCTCTTCGAGGACGTCAACGTCGCGTTCTCGCCCGGACGCCGCTACGGCCTCACCGGCCCCAACGGGGCGGGGAAGTCCACCTTCATGAAGATCCTCGCCGGAGACGAGGAAGCCGACATGGGGACCATCTCCCGGCCCAAGAAGCTGGGAATCCTCCGCCAGGATCAGTTCCGCTACGAGGACAACCGCGTCCTGGACGTCGTCATCATGGGCAACAAGGCCCTGTGGGACACGATGAAGGAGAAGGACGCCATCCTCGCCAAGTCCGACATCACCGAGGAGGATGGCAACCGGCTGGGTGAGCTGGAGATGGTGATCGCCGAGGAGGACGGCTACAGCGCCGAGTCCGAGGCGGCCTCGCTGCTCGAGGGTCTGGGCATCCCCACCGAGAGCCACGAGGGGCCGATGAAGCAGCTCACGGGCGGCCTGAAGCTGCGCGTGCTGCTCGCCCAGGCGCTCTTCGGCAAGCCCCAGGGTCTCCTACTCGACGAGCCCACGAACAACCTGGACATCGACTCCATCCGCTGGCTGGAGTCGTTCCTCACGGCGTTCGAGGGCGTGCTCGTCACCATCAGCCACGACCGGCACTTCCTCAACTCCATCTGCACGCACATC
Above is a window of Cystobacter fuscus DNA encoding:
- a CDS encoding cytochrome P450; the encoded protein is MSLLDGFDFLDPKFKQHPYPYFAEMRDKAPLFWSERLKSWILSRHEDVAFALKNAALFSSSDVQIGGRKRGFFQVESVAELLTSDPPVHTRMRGLVSRAFTPKQISAMEPRVRELSRSLIAEMTASPEFDFMEGLASPLPVTIIAEMLGIDTVRRRDFKRWSDTIISGLSASLRTGQEPEEVGLCRQEMLTHMTEVAEQRRREPRGDLISLLVQETDGVPALSPQEVNAFTVLLLIAGNETTTNLLGNTLHTLIRHPEEYEWLRRDPSPAACSAVCEETLRFDSPVMAISRRTTQEVVVSGGRIPADATVTLLLGSANHDPRKFPDPERFDPRRDTAGLMSFGHGIHFCLGAPLTRVEAPVALQELMARTPRLGFSPRQPEHLEYGPSFALRGPRSLWLQKN